One part of the Anopheles merus strain MAF chromosome 3L, AmerM5.1, whole genome shotgun sequence genome encodes these proteins:
- the LOC121599684 gene encoding cleavage and polyadenylation specificity factor subunit 1, with translation MFSLCKQPHEATAVEFSLTCHFFNHNEKSLVTGGANVLKVYRVIPDADPATRDKYTAARPPNMKLECVASYRLNGNIKSMQSVSLAGSLRDALLISFPDAKLSVVQFDPDNFDLKTLSLHYFEDEDIRGGWTGHYHIPMVRVDPDNRCAVMLVYGRKLVVLPFRKDSSLDEIELQDVKPIKKAPMQLVAKTPILASYIIELKDLDEKIDNVIDIQFLHGYYEPTLLILYEPVRTFPGRIAVRSDTCTMVALSLNIQQRVHPVIWTVNSLPFDCIQAIPINKPIGGCLVMCVNSLIYLNQSVPPYGVSLNSSADHSTSFPLKPQDGVRISLDAAQVCFIEPEKLVLSLKGGELYVLTLCADSMRSVRNFHFNKAAASVLTSCICVCEDEYLFLGSRLGNSLLLRFKEKDESLVITIDDSGAVEKEPKRPRLEEEELEVYGSGYKTSVQLTSYIFEVCDNVLNIGPIAHMAVGERVAEEDAENQPDVQIVQNKLDIEVVTSSGHGKNGALCVLQSSIKPQVITSFGLSGCVDVWTVFDEAVARRAEDGPSTHAFMILSQEGGTMVLQTGEEINEIENTGFATTVPTIHVGNIGTNRFIVQVTTKSIRLLQGTRLLQNIPIDLGCPLASVAIVDPYVCVRSSEGRVITLALREGKGTPRLAVNKNTISPTPAVVAISAYRDVSGLFTKKIEDAYDLSRGGAASAYSSGFGSMKPEPHMKIEDEEDLLYGESGRSFKMTSMADMAIAGKSGGSADFWMKYMQQVKPTYWLFAARDNGTLEIYSMPDLKLVYLVTNVGNGNKVLSDSMEFVPLPMGKSASQEDASSAFGASFGVAASLLPKEILMVALGSYGSRPLLFIRLEHDLLIYRVFRYAKGHLKLRFKRLSTSVTCPVFRTVPARFANLDSKTAAGGAEPEPPGAGPTDAANEQQQARATKVLYENISMIRYFANVSGYAGVAVCGEKPYFLFLTAHGELRSHRLYARTVMKAFAPFNNVNCPNGFLYFDEQYELKISIFPTYLSYDSVWPVRKIPLRSSPKQIVYHRENKVYCVVMDAEEICNKYYRFNGEDKELTEENKGERFLYPMGHRFSVVLVTPAAWEVVPETSINLEEWEHVIALKNVSLTYEGARSGLKEYIAVGTNFNYSEDITSRGRLLLYDIIEVVPEPGKPLTKHKFKEVIVKDQKGPVSAISHVCGFLVGAVGQKVYLWQMKDDDLVGVAFIDTNIFVHQMVSIKSLILVADVYKSVSLLRFQEEYRTLSVVSRDYHPLNVYQVEYVVDNANLGFLVSDDQCNLITYMYQPESRESFGGQRLLRKSDYHLGQQVNCMFRVQCDFHETDVMKRTLNYDNKHTTFFATLDGGIGFVLPLPEKTYRRLFMLQNVLLTHSPHTCGLNPKAYRTIKQTRKLPINPSRCVVDGDLVWSFLELPANEKHEVAKKIGTRIEEICADLMEIEHVTHAL, from the exons ATGTTTTCCCTGTGCAAGCAGCCGCACGAAGCGACGGCGGTCGAGTTTTCGCTGACGTGCCATTTCTTCAACCACAATGAAAAATCGCTCGTTACCGGCGGTGCCAACGTGCTCAAGGTGTACCGCGTCATCCCGGACGCGGATCCGGCCACGCGGGACAAGTACACGG CGGCACGACCCCCGAACATGAAGCTGGAATGTGTGGCATCGTACCGGCTGAATGGTAACATCAAATCGATGCAATCGGTATCGCTGGCCGGTTCGCTGCGGGATGCGCTGCTCATTAGCTTTCCGGACGCGAAGCTCTCGGTGGTACAGTTCGATCCGGACAACTTCGATCTCAAGACGCTGTCGCTGCACTACTTCGAGGATGAGGACATCCGCGGTGGCTGGACGGGCCACTACCACATACCTATGGTGCGCGTCGATCCGGACAACCGGTGCGCGGTGATGCTGGTGTACGGGCGCAagctggtggtgctgccgTTCCGCAAGGACAGCTCGCTGGACGAGATCGAGCTGCAGGACGTGAAGCCGATCAAGAAGGCGCCGATGCAGCTGGTGGCCAAGACGCCCATCCTGGCGTCATACATCATCGAGCTGAAGGATCTGGACGAGAAGATTGACAACGTGATCGATATACAGTTCCTGCACGGGTACTACGAGCCGACGCTGCTGATACTGTACGAGCCAGTACGAACGTTTCCGGG TCGTATTGCTGTTCGTTCCGATACGTGCACGATGGTGGCACTGTCGCTAAACATTCAGCAGCGTGTACATCCGGTCATTTGGACGGTAAACAGCCTGCCGTTCGATTGCATACAGGCAATCCCGATCAACAAACCGATCGGGGGGTGTTTGGTGATGTGCGTCAACTCACTGATCTACCTCAACCAGAGCGTCCCACCGTACGGTGTTAGCTTGAACAGTAGTGCCGATCACAGCACAAGTTTCCCATTGA AACCACAGGACGGCGTACGGATCAGTCTGGACGCGGCGCAGGTTTGCTTCATTGAGCCGGAGAAGCTTGTCCTCTCGCTCAAGGGCGGCGAGCTGTACGTGCTGACGCTGTGTGCCGACTCGATGCGCAGTGTGAGAAACTTCCACTTCAACAAGGCCGCCGCCAGTGTGCTGACGAGTTGT atctgtgtgtgtgaggatgAGTACCTTTTCCTTGGCTCCCGGCTCGGGAACTCGCTGCTGCTTCGCTTCAAGGAGAAGGACGAAAGCTTGGTCATCACGATCGACGACAGTGGGGCGGTCGAGAAGGAGCCGAAACGACCGCGGCTGGAGGAGGAAGAGCTCGAGGTGTACGGCAGCGGGTACAAAACGTCCGTGCAGCTGACGAGCTACATTTTCGAGGTGTGCGACAATGTGCTGAACATTGGCCCGATCGCGCACATGGCGGTCGGTGAGCGGGTGGCGGAGGAGGACGCGGAAAACCAGCCCGACGTGCAGATCGTGCAGAACAAGCTCGACATCGAGGTGGTGACGTCGAGCGGGCACGGCAAGAACGGTGCCCTGTGCGTGCTGCAAAGCTCGATCAAACCGCAGGTCATCACCAGCTTCGGCCTGTCCGGGTGCGTGGACGTGTGGACGGTGTTCGATGAGGCGGTGGCGCGCAGGGCGGAGGACGGCCCCTCGACCCACGCGTTCATGATACTGTCCCAGGAGGGCGGCACGATGGTGCTGCAGACGGGCGAGGAGATCAACGAGATCGAAAACACGGGCTTCGCGACGACGGTGCCGACGATCCACGTGGGCAACATCGGCACGAACCGGTTCATCGTGCAGGTGACGACGAAATCGATCCGGCTGCTGCAGGGCACCCGGCTGCTGCAGAACATACCGATCGATCTCGGCTGCCcgctcgcgtccgtcgcgatCGTCGATCCGTACGTGTGCGTGCGGTCGTCCGAGGGGCGCGTGATAACGCTCGCGCTGCGCGAGGGCAAGGGCACGCCCCGGCTGGCGGTGAACAAGAACACGATCAGCCCGACGCCGGCGGTGGTCGCGATCAGTGCGTACCGGGACGTGTCCGGGCTGTTCACGAAGAAGATCGAAGACGCGTACGATCTCAGCAGGGGCGGCGCCGCGTCCGCGTACTCGAGCGGGTTTGGGTCGATGAAGCCGGAGCCGCACATGAAGatcgaggacgaggaggaccTGCTGTACGGCGAGTCGGGCCGCTCGTTCAAGATGACCTCGATGGCGGATATGGCGATCGCGGGCAAGAGCGGGGGCAGCGCTGACTTCTGGATGAAGTACATGCAGCAGGTGAAGCCGACGTACTGGCTGTTTGCGGCGCGCGACAACGGCACGCTGGAGATTTACTCCATGCCCGACCTGAAGCTGGTCTACCTGGTCACGAACGTCGGCAACGGCAACAAGGTGCTGTCCGATTCGATGGAGTTTGTGCCGCTGCCGATGGGCAAGAGTGCGTCGCAGGAGGACGCTAGCAGTGCGTTTGGGGCGAGCTTCGGCGTGGCCGCCTCGCTGCTGCCGAAGGAGATACTGATGGTGGCGCTGGGGAGTTACGGATCCCGCCCACTGCTCTTCATACGGCTCGAGCACGATCTGCTGATCTATCGCGTGTTTCGGTACGCGAAGGGCCACCTGAAGTTGCGCTTCAAGCGGCTATCCACCAGCGTTACCTGTCCGGTGTTCCGGACGGTCCCGGCACGGTTCGCCAATCTCGATAGCAAGACAGCGGCCGGTGGCGCGGAGCCGGAACCGCCCGGTGCAGGCCCAACGGATGCGGcgaacgagcagcagcaggcacgcGCCACGAAGGTGCTGTACGAGAACATTTCCATGATACGCTACTTTGCCAACGTGTCCGGGTACGCGGGGGTGGCGGTGTGTGGCGAGAAGCCCTACTTCCTGTTTCTGACCGCGCACGGGGAGCTGCGGTCCCACCGGCTGTACGCGCGCACCGTGATGAAAGCGTTCGCGCCGTTCAACAACGTCAACTGCCCGAACGGGTTCCTCTACTTCGACGAGCAGTACGAGCTGAAGATATCCATCTTTCCGACCTACCTGTCGTACGATTCCGTCTGGCCGGTGCGCAAGATCCCGCTGCGCAGCTCGCCCAAGCAGATCGTGTACCATCGCGAGAACAAGGTGTACTGTGTGGTGATGGACGCGGAGGAGATATGCAACAAGTACTACCGGTTCAACGGGGAGGACAAGGAGCTGACCGAGGAGAACAAGGGCGAGCGGTTCCTGTACCCGATGGGGCACCGGTTCTCGGTGGTGCTCGTGACACCGGCCGCCTGGGAGGTGGTCCCCGAAACGTCCATCAATCTGGAGGAGTGGGAGCACGTGATAGCGCTGAAGAACGTGAGCCTCACGTACGAGGGGGCCCGGTCCGGGCTGAAGGAGTACATTGCGGTCGGCACGAACTTTAACTACAGCGAGGACATCACGTCGCGcggccggctgctgctgtacgaCATCATTGAGGTGGTGCCCGAGCCGGGCAAACCGCTAACCAAGCACAAGTTCAAGGAGGTGATCGTGAAGGACCAGAAGGGCCCGGTGTCGGCGATTTCGCACGTGTGCGGCTTTCTCGTCGGTGCCGTCGGGCAGAAGGTGTACCTGTGGCAGATGAAGGACGACGATCTGGTCGGCGTTGCGTTCATCGACACGAACATCTTCGTGCACCAGATGGTTTCGATCAAGTCGCTCATACTGGTGGCGGACGTGTACAAATCGGTGAGCCTGTTGCGCTTCCAGGAGGAGTACCGGACGCTGTCGGTGGTGTCGCGCGACTACCATCCGCTGAACGTGTACCAGGTCGAGTACGTGGTGGACAACGCGAACCTCGGCTTTCTCGTGTCGGACGACCAGTGCAATCTGATCACCTACATGTATCAGCCGGAGTCGCGCGAATCGTTCGGCGGGCAGCGACTGCTGCGCAAGAGCGACTACCATCTCGGGCAGCAGGTGAACTGCATGTTCCGGGTGCAGTGCGACTTCCACGAGACGGACGTGATGAAGCGCACGCTCAACTATGACAACAAGCACACGACGTTCTTCGCGACGCTCGACGGCGGCATCGGGTttgtgctgccgctgccggaGAAAACGTACCGCCGGCTGTTCATGCTGCAGAACGTGCTGCTGACGCACAGCCCGCACACGTGCGGGCTCAACCCGAAGGCGTACCGTACGATCAAGCAGACGCGCAAGCTGCCCATCAACCCGAGCCGGTGCGTCGTGGACGGCGATCTGGTGTGGAGCTTTCTCGAGCTGCCGGCGAACGAGAAGCACGAGGTGGCGAAAAAGATCGGCACACGCATCGAGGAGATCTGTGCCGATCTGATGGAGATCGAGCATGTGACGCATGCGCTCTAG
- the LOC121599022 gene encoding myb-like protein K: MTCCESARCSDQSKQSGACRQRHLYPRCDVRLPEAVKIRTKQAPVSIVSRTARHSERQQQQQQQQHPLRPPPPSPAVRCGATGPYTDPTANGCSSGRPIAAAPKTASKIETMAEAQRLIGISLAKIAQSRVCRGGVSLHKNLLVATVLQKARYIFMEEAYHIVHGHYLQQQQQQQQQHHHQQLMQEQQNAAYLLAGHCDGSPADDGGCDDDCSNNNNNNSKCSSGLEEEEEKQQQQQQQQQQQLLAARCSPVEELVDPVEEEDGATTTLSYDCDTTNTTTILPTTIGSLGPLEPLNMCRNNGSPSAAAPAGTTHEQADEEEEEEEKQTSTCQDVAAHLFLLPALAPWIGAPEDNKENIGSSFSFLPAAASPFHYHHDEEEEEQEEEDEEEEEEENTCQDLSCHRRKQEAADHQPELARKQLESAVRSKGALRYFDLDDRRTARHERRRRRHRTEGDDEQQTFPSVPAKRRRSSDWDRSAVELPDQQAATDDRIHPIPLLSAKRLKTIDNQQQQPRPLTPALCPQPQFYSSPHETICPGDAETLSACVNQQLEAENLSTSGGGGGGSNTAPAEEPEVEQQQHPEETDAAAPAPAPSVESIDRITSLVSIFSFGNLSRSVSTPDVFCAAQAQKDARPDAGGSLLSSQLQHHGQRGYLTMTV; encoded by the exons ATGACTTGTTGCGAGAGTGCGAGA TGCAGCGATCAATCAAAGCAGTCGGGCGCGTGCCGCCAGCGCCATCTTTACCCCCGTTGTGACGTGCGGTTGCCCGAAGCGGTCAAAATACGTACCAAGCAAGCACCGGTGTCGATTGTGTCTCGGACGGCGAGACACAgcgagcggcagcagcagcagcagcagcagcagcatccgctccggccgccgccaccgtcgcCTGCCGTGCGCTGCGGTGCGACGGGCCCGTACACTGACCCCACCGCCAACGGCTGCAGCAGTGGCCGCCCGATAGCAGCGGCACCGAAGACGGCGTCCAAAATCGAAACGATGGCGGAAGCCCAGCGGCTGATCGGCATCTCGCTGGCGAAGATCGCCCAATCGCGGGTGTGCCGCGGGGGCGTCTCGCTGCACAAGAACCTGCTGGTCGCGACCGTGCTGCAGAAGGCGCGGTACATCTTCATGGAGGAAGCGTACCACATCGTGCACGGTCACtatctgcagcagcagcagcagcagcagcagcaacaccatcatcagcagctgATGCAGGAGCAGCAGAATGCGGCCTACCTGCTGGCGGGGCACTGTGACGGTTCCCCGGCTGATGACGGCGGCTGCGATGACGACTgtagcaataacaacaacaacaacagcaagtgTAGTAGTGGGttggaagaggaggaggagaagcagcagcagcagcagcagcagcagcagcagcaactgctCGCCGCGCGATGCAGCCCCGTGGAGGAGCTAGTGGACccggtggaggaggaggacgggGCCACGACGACCCTTTCGTACGATTGtgacaccaccaacaccactacCATTCTGCCTACGACGATCGGGAGCCTGGGACCGCTGGAACCGCTCAACATGTGCCGCAACAACGGTTccccctcagcagcagcacccgccGGAACCACGCACGAGCAggcggacgaggaggaggaagaggaggagaagcAAACATCAACGTGCCAGGATGTGGCCGCCCATCTGTTCCTGCTGCCCGCGCTGGCGCCCTGGATCGGTGCGCCCGAGGATAACAAGGAGAACATCGGCAGTTCCTTTTCGTTCCTGCCGGCGGCAGCGTCCCCGTTCCACTACCATCACgacgaggaagaggaagagcaggaggaagaggacgaagaggaggaggaggaggaaaacacTTGCCAGGATCTGTCCTGCCACCGGCGGAAGCAGGAAGCGGCCGACCACCAGCCGGAACTGGCCAGAAAGCAGCTCGAGTCGGCCGTCCGGTCGAAGGGTGCGCTGCGCTACTTCGATCTGGACGATCGGCGCACGGCCCGGCACGAGCGACGGCGCCGAAGACACCGGACGGAAGGGGACGACGAGCAGCAAACGTTCCCGTCGGTACCCGCGAAACGGCGCCGCTCGTCCGACTGGGACCGGTCGGCGGTGGAGCTGCCCGACCAGCAGGCCGCGACCGATGACCGCATCCACCCGATACCGCTCCTGTCCGCCAAGCGGCTCAAAACGATCgacaaccagcagcagcaaccgcgtCCCCTAACGCCGGCCCTCTGCCCCCAGCCACAGTTCTACTCGTCCCCGCACGAAACCATCTGCCCGGGCGACGCGGAAACCCTGTCCGCGTGCGTCAACCAGCAGCTGGAGGCGGAAAATTTGAGCacgagcggcggcggcggcggcggcagcaacaCCGCACCGGCGGAAGAGCCGGaagtggagcagcagcagcacccggaGGAAACGGACGCGGCCGCCCCAGCGCCGGCCCCGTCGGTCGAGAGCATCGACCGGATAACGTCGTTGGTTTCGATTTTTAGCTTCGGCAACCTGTCCCGCTCCGTCTCGACGCCGGACGTGTTCTGTGCGGCCCAGGCGCAGAAGGACGCCCGGCCGGATGCGGGCGGCTCCCTGCTGTCCAGCCAGCTGCAGCATCACGGCCAGCGCGGCTACCTGACGATGACGGTGTAA